GATTGGCTTCTAGAGAAGGCTGGTTGGAAAATTATAGATCGTAAGAAATGGACAAACCCACCTAAAAAAATAGGAATTCGCCCTATTTTAAGACGCTTTACTCCGCGTTACTATATTGTTTATGCTGAAAGAATTTAGGCTATTCCATTCTGAATCGAAATAAATAAGTTTAACTTTGAATCTTAAATTTTAAACGGTTGAACATCCATATAATAATCCCTGCGCACAACGAAGAAAGCTCTATCGGGCTCACTTTAGAATCTTTAGTAACTCAAACTCTGTTACCAAAACGCGTAGTGATTGTTAATGATAACTCAACTGATAATACAGGAAATATTGTTAGCGCTTACGCGGAAAAATATCCGTTTATTACTTTAGTAAACAATCAATCTTCCGAAGCACATTTACCAGGCTCTAAAATTATAAATGCTTTTTATAAAGGTTTTGAAGTTTTAGATGAAGATTACGATATCATTTGTAAATTTGATGCCGATTTAATTTTTCCTGAGAACTATTTAGAACAAATTTCTAAGCATTTTAAAGCGAACACCAAACTTGGTATGGCAGCTGGATTTTGTTACATAGAAAAAAACAACGATTGGGTTTTAGAAAACTTAACCAATAAAGATCATATT
The window above is part of the Algibacter sp. L3A6 genome. Proteins encoded here:
- a CDS encoding glycosyltransferase family 2 protein, producing MNIHIIIPAHNEESSIGLTLESLVTQTLLPKRVVIVNDNSTDNTGNIVSAYAEKYPFITLVNNQSSEAHLPGSKIINAFYKGFEVLDEDYDIICKFDADLIFPENYLEQISKHFKANTKLGMAAGFCYIEKNNDWVLENLTNKDHIRGALKAYRKSCFLQIGKLKPSMGWDTVDELLAKYYGWELLTDESLHVKHLKPTGISYNKASKYLQGEAMYKMRYGFTITLISAVKLAYKKGSFALFKDYMSGYFKAKKEDITPLVSVEEGEFIRDLRWKGIMSKFKK